A single genomic interval of Siphonobacter curvatus harbors:
- a CDS encoding replication initiation protein has translation MEKKLNPRKNTRKKKRNNTVVLIRKSNALVEAHYKFTIWETRVFAKMISMIDWEDRDFKEYKIFFRDVIQDFGLRKDGRTYEDLKEGARGLMSKIIKLKVKTDGVYETLETPIIGGIKTPDDVQRKIIQSKRLDDDRVYLKVSFHPDLKPFLIELKERYLVYEMANILDLSSPYTVRIYELLKQYEKLGERTIELQELKAMLGMEEEYKLYGHFRDRVLEKAKEDLQKYTDIRFDYEGVQAKNYPYELPFKLKSNAVVAIRFYNISKNDTSQGAVPPVLKLKRAPVQEPVPEEEGSAVEVSHFDEIFPLVSAYVSEQTVWQWLEKAPIEHIRTSIQTTLKQARKKNSPIQNIGGYLNTLILSPSLFATGQPAAPAPKPQAPKEEKNWQDEYNQWKNRWYERQYEVIQAFLAIRPGLRMELFEQAKKTVPFSFDPKLSDEQNYKDKMLFATAVWELARQYCQEELHVIEKQYLPQLQELERRMGRA, from the coding sequence GTGGAGAAAAAGCTTAATCCTCGTAAGAATACCCGTAAAAAGAAGCGAAATAATACCGTAGTTCTGATCCGGAAGTCAAACGCTCTGGTAGAAGCCCATTATAAATTCACCATTTGGGAAACGCGGGTATTTGCCAAGATGATTTCCATGATTGACTGGGAAGACCGCGACTTCAAAGAGTATAAGATTTTTTTCCGGGATGTCATTCAGGATTTTGGCTTACGCAAGGACGGTCGTACCTACGAAGATCTCAAAGAAGGAGCCCGCGGCCTGATGAGTAAAATCATCAAGCTAAAGGTCAAAACTGATGGCGTCTACGAAACGCTGGAAACGCCCATTATTGGTGGTATTAAAACGCCAGATGACGTACAGCGTAAAATCATTCAGTCGAAACGTCTGGACGACGATCGGGTGTACCTGAAGGTTTCCTTTCATCCCGATCTAAAGCCCTTTCTGATTGAACTCAAGGAGCGGTATCTGGTATACGAGATGGCGAATATTCTCGACCTGTCGAGTCCCTATACCGTACGGATTTACGAATTGCTCAAGCAGTACGAAAAACTGGGGGAGCGGACGATTGAATTACAGGAACTCAAAGCGATGCTCGGCATGGAGGAGGAGTACAAGCTTTATGGGCACTTTCGCGACCGGGTTCTGGAGAAGGCCAAGGAGGATTTGCAGAAGTATACCGACATCCGGTTTGATTACGAAGGCGTACAGGCCAAGAACTATCCCTACGAACTCCCATTCAAGTTAAAGTCAAACGCGGTAGTGGCCATTCGCTTTTACAACATTAGCAAAAACGATACGAGTCAGGGAGCGGTACCGCCGGTATTAAAATTAAAACGGGCTCCGGTTCAGGAACCCGTACCGGAAGAAGAGGGTTCGGCCGTGGAAGTATCACACTTTGATGAAATTTTCCCACTGGTCAGTGCTTACGTTTCCGAGCAAACCGTCTGGCAGTGGCTGGAGAAAGCTCCCATTGAACACATCCGGACCAGTATTCAAACGACTCTAAAACAGGCTCGCAAGAAAAACTCACCCATTCAGAATATTGGGGGGTATCTCAATACGCTGATTCTGTCGCCTTCCCTATTTGCTACGGGCCAACCCGCGGCCCCTGCACCGAAACCGCAGGCTCCAAAAGAAGAAAAGAACTGGCAGGACGAATACAATCAGTGGAAAAATCGCTGGTACGAACGGCAGTACGAAGTCATTCAAGCATTCCTAGCCATACGTCCCGGTTTGCGGATGGAACTCTTTGAGCAGGCCAAGAAAACCGTACCCTTTTCGTTCGATCCCAAGCTGAGCGACGAGCAGAATTACAAAGACAAAATGCTTTTTGCTACGGCCGTCTGGGAGTTAGCCCGCCAGTACTGTCAGGAAGAACTTCACGTTATCGAAAAGCAGTATCTGCCGCAGTTGCAGGAACTCGAACGCCGCATGGGGCGTGCTTAG